One stretch of Saccharomonospora xinjiangensis XJ-54 DNA includes these proteins:
- the msrA gene encoding peptide-methionine (S)-S-oxide reductase MsrA, with protein MVLLGRNKTQLVSADEALPGRPDALVTPDRHAVFADRRIKPPFPDGMSTAVFGLGCFWGAERLFWQTPGVYSTAVGYAGGHTPNPTYEEVCTGRTGHAEVVLVVFDPEQVSFETLLKVFWEGHDPTQGMRQGNDIGTQYRSAVYYADDRQREVAEASRASFQKALTSAGHGEITTEFAPLRDFYYAEEYHQQYLYKVPNGYCGLGGTGVSCPVGIASAG; from the coding sequence ATGGTGTTGCTCGGTCGAAACAAGACGCAGCTGGTGTCCGCCGACGAAGCCCTGCCGGGCCGCCCGGATGCGCTTGTCACGCCCGACCGGCACGCCGTGTTCGCCGATCGGCGGATCAAGCCGCCGTTTCCCGACGGCATGAGCACGGCCGTGTTCGGGCTCGGTTGCTTCTGGGGAGCCGAGCGCCTGTTCTGGCAGACGCCGGGCGTGTACTCGACGGCCGTCGGGTATGCGGGCGGGCACACGCCCAACCCGACGTACGAGGAGGTCTGCACGGGCCGCACCGGGCACGCCGAGGTCGTCCTCGTCGTCTTCGATCCCGAGCAGGTGTCGTTCGAGACGTTGCTGAAGGTCTTCTGGGAGGGCCACGACCCCACCCAGGGCATGCGGCAGGGCAACGACATCGGCACGCAGTACCGCTCGGCCGTCTACTACGCCGACGACCGGCAGCGTGAGGTCGCCGAGGCGTCGCGGGCGTCCTTCCAGAAGGCGCTGACCTCGGCGGGCCATGGCGAGATCACCACGGAGTTCGCGCCGCTGCGCGACTTCTACTACGCCGAGGAGTACCACCAGCAGTACCTGTACAAGGTGCCCAACGGCTACTGCGGTCTCGGCGGTACGGGCGTGAGCTGCCCCGTGGGCATCGCCTCGGCGGGGTGA
- a CDS encoding Fpg/Nei family DNA glycosylase → MPELPEVEALAFFLRENAVGRVVTRIDVASLTVLKTVDPPPTQLHGRALTGAGRHGKYLDLDCEGLHLVVHLARAGWLRWSDALPSAPPRPGRGPVALRVRLSETAADDTAADAAGGGVVRGPGFDLTEAGTKKGLAVWIVRDPPEVPGIAKLGPDALDVDREGWARILHGSSARLKTALVDQSVVAGIGNAYSDEILHTARLSPYATAGKLSGEALDRLADAVNDVLTSAVERSVGQKAARLKGEKRSGLRVHGRAGLPCPVCGDTVREVSFADRAFQYCPTCQTGGKTLADRRLSRLLK, encoded by the coding sequence ATGCCCGAGTTGCCCGAGGTCGAAGCGCTCGCGTTCTTCCTGAGGGAGAACGCGGTCGGCCGTGTGGTGACGAGAATCGACGTCGCGTCGCTGACGGTGTTGAAGACCGTTGACCCGCCCCCGACGCAGCTGCACGGCCGGGCGCTGACGGGCGCCGGCCGCCATGGCAAGTACCTCGATCTCGACTGTGAGGGGCTCCACCTCGTTGTCCATCTGGCGAGGGCGGGGTGGTTGCGCTGGTCCGACGCGCTGCCGTCGGCGCCGCCGAGGCCGGGACGCGGTCCCGTCGCACTGAGGGTTCGCCTCTCGGAGACCGCTGCCGATGACACCGCCGCAGACGCTGCCGGTGGAGGAGTAGTCAGGGGCCCGGGGTTCGACCTGACCGAGGCGGGCACGAAGAAGGGCCTCGCGGTGTGGATCGTCCGCGATCCCCCAGAGGTGCCCGGCATAGCGAAACTCGGCCCCGACGCGCTGGACGTCGATCGCGAAGGCTGGGCCCGCATCCTGCACGGCAGCAGCGCGCGGTTGAAGACGGCGCTGGTGGACCAGTCGGTGGTCGCGGGGATCGGCAACGCCTACTCCGACGAGATCCTGCACACCGCGCGGCTCTCGCCGTACGCGACCGCGGGCAAGCTCTCCGGCGAGGCGCTGGACCGGCTCGCCGACGCCGTCAACGATGTCCTCACCAGCGCGGTTGAGCGATCGGTGGGGCAGAAGGCGGCGCGGCTGAAGGGCGAGAAACGTTCCGGACTCCGGGTGCACGGAAGGGCAGGACTGCCGTGTCCCGTTTGCGGTGACACGGTGCGCGAGGTGTCGTTCGCCGACAGGGCGTTCCAGTACTGCCCGACCTGTCAGACGGGCGGGAAGACACTCGCCGACCGGCGGCTCTCCCGGTTGCTGAAGTGA
- a CDS encoding sigma-70 family RNA polymerase sigma factor — protein MANDSVSASDQPGLVERIRRGDDAAFGELFQAHEAAVRRLARGLSSDASEAEDVTAETFFRVLQAIRRGNGPRDNVRAYLLTVARRVSWEWQAARREVPVTDEELVARAGAGGDAQSRTAESSLITRAFTSLPERWRTVLWRTEVEGQQPAVVAPHFGLSANATAALARRARIGLRAAYLQAHLATDHSSAACLGVVRKLGGYTAGSVTGAEAHKIRSHLSVCSSCRSTHDELRRVCSSLRAHASVLVPLVPLSGLTLAGSYAGSGAGAAVAAGGSATASGLAVGGMGSGATTAATLTGSKLGLTFASAAAVVGMSGVPVIGDMDGGHGDTPTNGDGGVVTLSSSAADDRRSSMKTAGSPAMKTAGSPADEDAGGRDGTGSIALPAESSGLGPTEFLLPAEAVTGPGSTAADLPSEASSPPGRERPSDSAPPTGRGTGREVRQEPAVPRDDTSADPGTPAIGDPRQPGGSGPPGQRHDRDDGRDGSHPSGTKDQRNDQREGERKDPKANRDAAAPAVRPNE, from the coding sequence ATGGCGAACGACTCGGTCTCCGCATCCGACCAGCCGGGTCTTGTCGAGCGCATCCGGCGCGGCGACGACGCTGCTTTCGGTGAGCTGTTCCAGGCTCATGAGGCCGCCGTGCGGCGGTTGGCGCGTGGGCTCTCCTCCGACGCCTCGGAGGCCGAGGACGTCACGGCTGAGACGTTCTTCCGCGTTCTCCAGGCGATCCGCAGGGGCAACGGGCCGAGGGACAATGTGCGGGCCTACCTGCTGACGGTGGCACGGCGGGTGTCGTGGGAGTGGCAGGCCGCCCGTCGTGAGGTGCCGGTGACCGACGAGGAACTCGTCGCGCGGGCCGGGGCCGGGGGCGACGCGCAGAGCCGCACCGCCGAGTCGTCGCTGATCACGCGGGCGTTCACGAGCCTGCCAGAGCGGTGGCGGACCGTGCTGTGGCGCACAGAGGTCGAGGGGCAGCAGCCCGCCGTCGTCGCGCCGCACTTCGGGCTCAGCGCCAACGCCACCGCCGCGCTGGCGCGGCGTGCCAGGATCGGCCTGCGAGCCGCGTACCTCCAGGCTCACCTCGCCACCGACCACTCCTCCGCGGCCTGCCTCGGTGTGGTGCGCAAGCTCGGCGGCTACACGGCAGGCAGCGTGACTGGAGCCGAGGCCCACAAGATCCGCAGCCATCTCAGCGTGTGTTCCTCGTGCCGATCGACGCACGACGAGCTGCGGCGGGTTTGTTCGTCGCTGCGCGCACACGCGAGCGTCCTCGTGCCGCTCGTGCCTCTTTCGGGGCTCACACTGGCAGGCTCCTACGCGGGTTCGGGAGCGGGTGCGGCTGTCGCGGCAGGCGGTTCGGCCACGGCGAGCGGTCTCGCCGTCGGCGGCATGGGCTCCGGCGCCACGACCGCGGCGACTCTCACCGGGAGCAAGCTCGGCCTGACGTTCGCGTCGGCGGCCGCTGTCGTCGGCATGTCGGGTGTGCCGGTGATCGGCGATATGGACGGTGGCCATGGAGACACCCCCACGAACGGCGACGGCGGCGTGGTGACACTGTCGAGCAGCGCGGCCGACGACCGGCGGTCGTCGATGAAAACTGCCGGCTCGCCGGCGATGAAAACTGCCGGCTCGCCGGCCGACGAGGATGCCGGAGGCCGCGACGGCACCGGCTCCATCGCATTGCCTGCCGAGTCGAGCGGCCTCGGCCCCACGGAGTTTCTCCTGCCCGCGGAGGCCGTCACCGGCCCGGGCTCCACCGCCGCCGATCTTCCCTCTGAGGCGTCAAGCCCGCCGGGGCGTGAGCGGCCGTCCGATTCCGCTCCCCCGACGGGACGCGGTACCGGCAGGGAGGTGCGGCAGGAGCCCGCCGTCCCCCGCGACGACACGAGCGCGGATCCGGGCACGCCCGCGATCGGCGACCCAAGGCAGCCTGGCGGATCCGGCCCGCCCGGCCAGCGTCACGACAGGGACGACGGCAGGGACGGAAGCCACCCTTCCGGCACCAAGGACCAGCGAAACGACCAGCGGGAAGGCGAGCGGAAAGACCCGAAGGCGAACCGCGATGCGGCGGCACCCGCCGTCCGCCCGAACGAGTGA